Proteins encoded by one window of uncultured Campylobacter sp.:
- the miaA gene encoding tRNA (adenosine(37)-N6)-dimethylallyltransferase MiaA, translating into MSQNQNSHASPQIAIIGTTASGKSDLALSIAREMDAVILSLDSLCIYRQIDIASAKPSEEQLREIRHFGVNLIYPNEYFSVGEFIKEYAAARAFAGRSGVPLIITGGSGFYLKAMLSGLAPKVPDFKSEISNDEIYALAQQIDPEFAAKLSAADSFRLKKWLSIYKFCGEAPSKFLRENTAPPVISDIKIFEIDAPKQWLAQRIEARTKAMFERGLLEEAEFLFARYGAECRALGCIGLKECGQLLRGQISRAQCEQLVSLHTVQLAKRQRTFNRSQFADKISAPPQELEREILKLLRCKI; encoded by the coding sequence TTGAGCCAAAATCAAAACTCGCACGCAAGCCCGCAGATCGCGATCATCGGCACCACCGCAAGCGGCAAAAGCGATCTTGCGCTAAGCATAGCGCGCGAAATGGACGCCGTGATTTTGAGCCTCGATTCGCTCTGCATTTACCGGCAAATCGACATCGCAAGCGCCAAGCCAAGCGAGGAGCAACTGCGCGAGATCAGGCACTTCGGCGTAAATTTAATCTATCCAAACGAGTACTTTAGCGTCGGCGAGTTTATCAAAGAATACGCAGCCGCGCGGGCTTTTGCAGGGCGTAGCGGCGTGCCTTTGATAATCACGGGGGGTAGCGGGTTTTATCTCAAAGCTATGCTAAGCGGGCTGGCGCCGAAGGTTCCAGATTTTAAAAGCGAAATTTCAAACGATGAAATTTACGCTCTAGCGCAGCAGATCGATCCGGAATTTGCCGCAAAGCTTAGCGCGGCGGACAGTTTTCGTTTAAAAAAATGGCTAAGCATCTATAAATTTTGCGGCGAGGCGCCAAGTAAATTTCTGCGCGAAAACACCGCCCCGCCCGTCATTTCGGATATTAAAATTTTTGAGATCGACGCGCCTAAGCAGTGGCTTGCGCAGCGTATCGAGGCGCGCACGAAAGCGATGTTTGAGCGCGGGCTTTTAGAGGAGGCGGAGTTTTTATTCGCCCGCTACGGTGCGGAGTGCAGGGCGCTAGGCTGCATCGGACTAAAGGAGTGCGGGCAGCTTTTGCGCGGGCAGATCTCGCGGGCGCAGTGCGAGCAGCTCGTAAGCCTGCACACGGTACAGCTTGCAAAGCGCCAGCGCACCTTCAACCGCTCGCAGTTCGCGGATAAAATTTCGGCACCGCCGCAAGAGCTGGAGCGTGAAATTTTAAAGCTCCTTCGCTGCAAGATTTGA
- the mqnP gene encoding menaquinone biosynthesis prenyltransferase MqnP: MAKFKEILSDINELIVFKHSVFALPFIFTAMITASKLQSGSVWFGWKLLFLGILCAVSARSFAMALNRYLDEDIDRTNPRCASRPSVDGRIGRGNLLLFIIANAVVFIAVSAFINPLALKLSVPILAALGGYSYFKRFSETAHLMLGFCLGLAPIAGAIAVSGTIPLWSALLCLGVVFWVGGFDVLYSLQDMEFDRTAGLYSIPALYGKEASMFISKIFHAVAVLFWLLFCAAANLGFFAYLGVAACATILYFEHRIVRNDFSKIDRAFFTLNGYLGIAFFAFIFVNLF, encoded by the coding sequence ATGGCTAAATTTAAAGAAATTTTATCCGACATCAACGAATTAATAGTTTTTAAACACTCGGTTTTCGCGCTACCGTTTATCTTTACGGCGATGATTACCGCGAGCAAGCTGCAAAGCGGCTCGGTGTGGTTCGGCTGGAAGTTGCTTTTTTTGGGAATTTTATGCGCGGTAAGCGCGAGAAGCTTCGCAATGGCGCTAAATCGCTACTTGGACGAGGACATCGACCGCACCAATCCGCGCTGTGCTTCACGTCCTAGCGTGGACGGACGGATCGGGCGCGGGAATTTGCTGCTTTTCATAATCGCGAACGCGGTAGTTTTCATAGCGGTTTCGGCGTTTATAAATCCTTTGGCGCTTAAGCTTTCAGTGCCGATTTTAGCGGCATTGGGCGGGTATTCGTATTTTAAGCGCTTTAGCGAGACCGCGCATTTGATGCTCGGCTTTTGCTTGGGACTTGCGCCGATTGCCGGAGCGATCGCCGTTAGCGGCACAATTCCGCTATGGTCGGCGCTGCTATGCCTCGGGGTAGTATTTTGGGTGGGCGGCTTTGATGTGCTGTATTCGCTTCAAGATATGGAATTTGACCGCACGGCAGGGCTTTACAGCATCCCTGCGCTTTACGGCAAGGAAGCGTCGATGTTTATCTCCAAAATTTTTCACGCCGTGGCGGTGCTTTTTTGGCTGTTGTTTTGCGCGGCGGCAAATTTAGGCTTTTTTGCCTATCTTGGCGTGGCTGCGTGCGCGACGATTTTGTACTTCGAGCATAGGATCGTGCGTAACGATTTTAGCAAGATCGATCGCGCGTTTTTTACGCTTAACGGCTACTTGGGCATTGCGTTTTTCGCTTTTATTTTTGTAAATTTATTTTAA